A single region of the Agromyces sp. Leaf222 genome encodes:
- the lepA gene encoding translation elongation factor 4: MSPRAVTPPVPAATDPALIRNFCIIAHIDHGKSTLADRMLGITGVVSDRDMRAQYLDRMDIERERGITIKSQAVRMPWQVGDTAYALNMIDTPGHVDFSYEVSRSLAACEGAILLVDAAQGIEAQTLANLYLALENDLEIIPVLNKIDLPAADPDKYARELAELIGGDPADVLRVSGKTGLGVEDLLDRVVERIPAPVGNAEAPPRAMIFDSVYDSYRGVVTYVRMIDGHLNPRERIQMMSTRATHEILEIGVSAPEPTPTKGLGIGEVGYLITGVKDVRQSKVGDTVTTAVKPATEALPGYTEPLPMVYSGLYPIDGSDYPELREALDKLKLSDAALVYEPETSVALGFGFRAGFLGLLHLEIITERLQREFDLDIIATAPSVVYEVTTEDKKTVTVTNPSEFPTGAKISEVREPMVKAAILAPKDYVGTIMELCQSRRGSLLGMDYLGEDRVEIRYNIPLGEIVFDFFDQLKSKTAGYASLDYEPIGDQAADLVKVDILLQGEQVDAFSAIVHRDKAYAYGVLMTGRLRKLIPRQQFEVPIQAAIGARIIARESIRAMRKDVLAKCYGGDISRKRKLLEKQKEGKKRMKMVGRVEVPQEAFIAALSGDVEKKDAK, translated from the coding sequence ATGTCTCCGAGAGCCGTAACCCCGCCGGTGCCTGCCGCCACCGATCCCGCGCTGATCCGCAACTTCTGCATCATCGCGCACATCGACCATGGCAAGTCGACGCTCGCCGACCGCATGCTCGGCATCACGGGGGTGGTGAGCGACCGCGATATGCGCGCTCAGTACCTCGACCGCATGGACATCGAGCGCGAGCGCGGCATCACGATCAAGAGCCAGGCTGTGCGCATGCCATGGCAGGTCGGCGACACCGCGTACGCCCTGAACATGATCGACACCCCCGGCCACGTCGACTTCAGCTACGAGGTGTCGCGTTCGCTCGCCGCCTGCGAGGGCGCGATCCTCCTGGTCGACGCCGCGCAGGGCATCGAGGCGCAGACGCTCGCGAACCTCTACCTGGCGCTCGAGAACGACCTCGAGATCATCCCGGTGCTGAACAAGATCGACCTGCCGGCTGCCGATCCCGACAAGTACGCCCGCGAGCTCGCCGAGCTCATCGGCGGCGACCCCGCCGACGTGCTGCGCGTCTCGGGCAAGACGGGCCTCGGCGTCGAAGACCTGCTCGACCGGGTCGTCGAGCGCATCCCGGCCCCGGTCGGCAATGCCGAGGCACCGCCGCGCGCGATGATCTTCGACTCCGTCTACGACAGCTACCGCGGCGTGGTCACCTATGTGCGCATGATCGACGGGCATCTGAACCCGCGCGAGCGCATCCAGATGATGTCGACGAGGGCCACTCACGAGATCCTCGAGATCGGCGTGAGCGCGCCAGAGCCGACGCCCACGAAGGGCCTCGGCATCGGCGAGGTGGGCTACCTCATCACCGGCGTGAAGGACGTACGTCAGTCGAAGGTGGGCGACACCGTCACCACCGCGGTCAAGCCCGCGACCGAAGCGCTCCCCGGCTACACCGAGCCGCTGCCGATGGTCTACTCGGGCCTCTACCCGATCGACGGCAGCGACTACCCCGAGCTGCGCGAGGCGCTCGACAAGCTGAAGCTCTCCGACGCTGCACTCGTCTACGAGCCCGAGACGTCGGTCGCGCTGGGCTTCGGGTTCCGCGCCGGCTTCCTCGGCCTGCTGCACCTCGAGATCATCACCGAGCGCCTGCAGCGCGAGTTCGACCTCGACATCATCGCGACCGCCCCTTCGGTGGTCTACGAGGTGACGACCGAAGACAAGAAGACCGTGACGGTCACGAACCCGAGCGAGTTCCCCACGGGGGCGAAGATCTCCGAGGTGCGCGAGCCGATGGTGAAGGCCGCGATCCTCGCGCCCAAGGACTACGTGGGCACGATCATGGAGCTCTGCCAGTCGCGACGCGGCTCGCTGCTCGGCATGGACTACCTCGGCGAAGACCGGGTCGAGATCCGCTACAACATCCCGCTCGGCGAGATCGTGTTCGACTTCTTCGACCAGCTGAAGTCGAAGACGGCCGGCTACGCGTCGCTCGACTACGAGCCCATCGGCGATCAGGCCGCCGACCTCGTGAAGGTCGACATCCTGCTGCAGGGTGAACAGGTCGACGCATTCAGCGCGATCGTGCACCGCGACAAGGCCTACGCCTACGGCGTGCTCATGACGGGACGCCTGCGCAAGCTCATCCCTCGCCAGCAGTTCGAGGTGCCCATCCAGGCTGCGATCGGCGCTCGCATCATCGCGCGCGAGTCGATCCGCGCGATGCGAAAAGACGTGCTCGCCAAGTGCTACGGCGGTGACATCAGCCGCAAGCGCAAGCTCCTCGAGAAGCAGAAGGAGGGCAAGAAGCGCATGAAGATGGTCGGCCGGGTCGAGGTCCCGCAGGAGGCGTTCATCGCCGCCCTGAGCGGCGATGTCGAGAAGAAGGACGCGAAGTAG
- a CDS encoding sensor histidine kinase, protein MTAPAAPAPLPFIDFGRVSPSALRPVFVTLRFGLHVLVVGLALFVMIRALLADDANEGAITVLTVAFLACYAAGIAASSRNLPQWARVLWLTALLALWAGMSAMTPDAAFLAFPLFFLELHVLAAPIAVPLVIVTFGLSVWGTASHLGFEVGTILGPLISAGVAIVIGLGYRAMAQETKDRQALILDLIATREELSTASREAGTLAERERIAREIHDTVAQGLSSIQMLLHAAERDIADERTLDKLRLARETASENLAETRRFIRELSPPSLDEQTLPAALRRLAAAVDEQAAQAGAATRVSYSTSGDPVTLPMSTDATLLRIAQGALANVLRHARATRAELTLSYLGDEVALDIVDDGIGFDPTAVAADPGAELRYGLRAMRERAEREGGSIEVESHPGDGTAVAVRIPVVTA, encoded by the coding sequence ATGACCGCGCCCGCAGCCCCCGCTCCACTGCCCTTCATCGACTTCGGGAGGGTCTCGCCGTCGGCCCTCAGGCCCGTGTTCGTCACGCTCCGTTTCGGCCTGCACGTGCTGGTCGTCGGGCTCGCGCTGTTCGTCATGATCCGCGCGCTGCTCGCCGACGACGCGAACGAGGGGGCCATCACGGTCCTGACCGTCGCGTTCCTGGCCTGCTACGCCGCCGGCATCGCGGCCTCGAGCCGCAACCTCCCGCAGTGGGCGCGCGTGCTCTGGCTCACGGCCCTCCTCGCGCTCTGGGCCGGCATGTCGGCGATGACCCCGGATGCCGCGTTCCTCGCGTTCCCACTCTTCTTCCTCGAATTGCACGTGCTGGCCGCTCCCATCGCGGTGCCGCTCGTGATCGTCACGTTCGGCCTCTCGGTGTGGGGCACGGCGAGCCACCTCGGATTCGAGGTGGGCACGATCCTCGGCCCGCTCATCAGCGCGGGCGTCGCGATCGTCATCGGCCTCGGATACCGGGCGATGGCGCAGGAGACGAAGGACCGCCAGGCGCTCATCCTCGACCTCATCGCCACCCGCGAGGAGCTCTCGACGGCCAGCCGCGAGGCCGGAACGCTGGCCGAGCGCGAGCGCATCGCCCGCGAGATCCACGACACCGTGGCGCAGGGGCTCTCGAGCATCCAGATGCTCCTGCACGCCGCCGAACGCGACATCGCCGACGAGCGCACACTCGACAAGCTGAGACTCGCCCGTGAAACGGCCTCCGAGAACCTCGCGGAGACCCGACGCTTCATTCGCGAGCTCAGTCCGCCCTCGCTCGACGAGCAGACGCTGCCCGCCGCGCTCCGACGCCTCGCGGCCGCCGTCGACGAGCAGGCAGCCCAGGCTGGCGCCGCGACCCGCGTCTCGTACTCGACGAGCGGCGATCCCGTGACGCTGCCGATGTCGACCGACGCGACGCTGCTGCGCATCGCGCAGGGCGCGCTCGCGAACGTCTTGCGCCATGCTCGCGCCACGCGCGCCGAACTCACCCTCAGCTACCTCGGCGACGAGGTCGCGCTCGACATCGTCGACGACGGCATCGGCTTCGACCCGACCGCGGTGGCCGCCGATCCCGGTGCCGAACTGCGCTACGGCCTGCGGGCCATGCGCGAGCGCGCCGAACGCGAAGGCGGCTCGATCGAGGTCGAGTCGCACCCTGGCGATGGCACGGCCGTCGCCGTGCGGATCCCCGTGGTGACGGCGTGA
- a CDS encoding response regulator transcription factor — protein MSGPVDPSADADGEAIRLLIADDHPVVRAGVRAMLEAEADLVVVADVAGADAAVRRAADGDVDVVLMDLQFPSDMQGAEATRHIRSKDHAPRVLVLTNYDTDADILSAIEAGASGYLLKDAPPAELVAAIRAAATGEPAFAPGVSSRLDANDGLERLTGREAEVLGLVASGYTNRDIGRALFLSEATVKSHLVHIFAKLEVGSRTAAVARARDLGIIRSS, from the coding sequence GTGAGCGGTCCCGTGGACCCGTCCGCCGACGCGGACGGCGAGGCCATTCGACTCCTCATCGCCGACGACCACCCGGTCGTCCGCGCCGGCGTCCGCGCCATGCTCGAGGCCGAGGCCGACCTCGTGGTCGTCGCCGACGTCGCCGGTGCGGATGCCGCGGTCCGCCGTGCCGCCGACGGCGACGTCGACGTCGTGCTCATGGACCTGCAGTTCCCGTCGGACATGCAGGGCGCGGAGGCGACCCGGCACATCCGATCGAAGGACCACGCGCCCCGTGTGCTCGTGCTCACCAACTACGACACCGATGCCGACATCCTGAGCGCGATCGAGGCGGGCGCGAGCGGCTACCTCCTCAAGGACGCGCCGCCGGCCGAGCTCGTCGCGGCGATCCGCGCGGCGGCGACGGGCGAACCGGCGTTCGCCCCCGGCGTCTCGTCCCGCCTCGACGCGAACGACGGCCTCGAGCGGCTGACCGGCCGGGAGGCCGAGGTGCTCGGCCTCGTGGCGAGCGGGTACACGAACCGGGATATCGGGCGCGCGCTGTTCCTCAGCGAGGCGACCGTCAAGTCGCACCTCGTGCACATCTTCGCCAAGCTCGAGGTCGGCTCTCGCACCGCGGCGGTCGCCCGGGCCCGCGACCTCGGCATCATCCGCTCGAGCTGA
- the rpsT gene encoding 30S ribosomal protein S20, producing MANIKSQIKRIKTNLKAQERNKAVKSQVKSAVRAAREAIATGDKDKAIAAVRVAGRKLDKAASKGVIHKNQAANRKSAIAKQVAAL from the coding sequence GTGGCAAACATCAAGTCGCAGATCAAGCGCATCAAGACGAACCTGAAGGCTCAGGAGCGCAACAAGGCGGTCAAGAGCCAGGTCAAGAGCGCCGTCCGCGCCGCTCGCGAGGCCATCGCTACGGGTGACAAGGACAAGGCCATCGCCGCCGTCCGCGTCGCCGGTCGCAAGCTCGACAAGGCCGCCAGCAAGGGCGTCATCCACAAGAACCAGGCCGCGAACCGCAAGTCGGCCATCGCGAAGCAGGTCGCCGCGCTGTAA
- the holA gene encoding DNA polymerase III subunit delta: MAARSGGAARGSTRAKAAAIPQLTYNQVRPAPIVLISGPEDVLAERASSLLRERLRAEDPDLEVSEIAGDGYQRGELLTLASPSLFGEARLIRIDGAEKATDDLILDMVDFVGQPTESTTVVVRHRGGVRGKKMLDAIRSGDGEAIEIVCAELKRESDKQDFVQTEIRAAGRSIAPRALRALVAAFSDDLAELDAACRQLLADAPGDITEAVVAKYYGGRVETNAFEVADSAIAGRHGEALVALRHALDSGADPVPMVAAFAMKIRTMAKVSGVRGGGAGVASSLGLAPWQVDRARRDLAGWTDEGLQQAIVQLARTDAAVKGAERDPVFALERLVGVIASRGRDLA, from the coding sequence GTGGCGGCTCGATCCGGTGGGGCGGCGCGTGGCAGCACGCGGGCGAAGGCGGCGGCGATTCCGCAGCTCACCTACAACCAGGTGCGACCGGCGCCGATCGTGCTCATCTCGGGTCCAGAAGACGTGCTCGCCGAGCGGGCCTCGAGCCTCCTGCGCGAGCGGTTGCGGGCCGAAGACCCCGATCTCGAGGTCAGCGAGATCGCCGGCGACGGCTACCAGCGCGGCGAACTCCTGACGCTCGCGAGCCCATCGCTCTTCGGCGAGGCGCGGCTGATCCGCATCGACGGCGCCGAGAAGGCGACCGACGACCTCATCCTCGACATGGTCGACTTCGTGGGCCAGCCGACCGAGTCGACGACGGTCGTCGTGCGCCATCGCGGCGGCGTCCGCGGCAAGAAGATGCTCGACGCGATCCGATCCGGCGACGGCGAGGCCATCGAGATCGTGTGCGCCGAGCTGAAGCGCGAGTCCGACAAGCAGGACTTCGTGCAGACCGAGATCCGCGCAGCGGGCCGCTCGATCGCTCCGCGGGCGTTGCGCGCACTCGTGGCGGCCTTCAGCGACGACCTCGCCGAACTCGACGCCGCGTGCCGGCAACTGCTCGCCGACGCCCCCGGAGACATCACCGAGGCCGTGGTCGCGAAGTACTACGGCGGTCGCGTCGAGACCAACGCCTTCGAGGTCGCCGATTCCGCGATCGCCGGCCGCCACGGCGAGGCGCTCGTCGCGCTCAGGCATGCGCTCGACAGCGGCGCCGACCCCGTGCCGATGGTCGCCGCCTTCGCGATGAAGATCCGCACCATGGCCAAGGTGTCCGGTGTGCGCGGCGGCGGGGCAGGGGTCGCCTCGTCGCTCGGACTCGCGCCGTGGCAGGTCGACCGCGCACGGCGCGACCTCGCCGGGTGGACCGACGAAGGTCTCCAGCAGGCCATCGTGCAGCTCGCCCGAACCGATGCCGCGGTCAAGGGAGCCGAGCGCGATCCCGTGTTCGCCCTCGAGCGGCTCGTCGGGGTCATCGCCTCGCGCGGCCGCGACCTCGCGTAG